The genomic interval AGCTTAGGGAAGAAATTGCAAAATACGTATTTCAATCTCGCGGAGTATCGTGCAGCTCCAATCAAATTATCATTTGTTCCGGAACACAACCTGCCGTTAGCATGTTATTACAGTTTTTCTCTCTAGGGGGGCAAAACATAGCTATGGAAGAACCCGGCTATAATGGCGTTCGAACGATTTTTAAAAATCATGGCTGCAAAATTACGCCCATTTTGGTCGATTCTGATGGCTTGAACATAGAAGAGCTGCAATTAAGCAATGCCAACGCAGTGTATGTGACACCATCACATCAATTTCCATTAGGCATGGTGATGTCAGTACAGAAACGAATGAAGCTGCTTCAGTGGGCAAACCAAAACGACGCTGTCATTATCGAGGATGATTACGATAGTGAGTTTCGATATGTTGGCCAGCCGATTCCCTCTCTTAAAGCATTGGACTCAAGAGAACGTGTCGTTTATATGGGGACATTTTCGAAATCGTTTTTACCTGCGGCCCGATTAAGCTATATCGTCTTGCCAACAAACATGCTAGAAAAGCGGGATGAGATATTTTCTGTTTACAGTCAGCCTGCATCACCTATCATTCAGCAGGCCGTGTTTTTGTTTATGAATCGCGGACATTTTGCTGGACATATACGCAAAATGAGAAGACTGTATCAAGCGAAGCATAAAGCTTTAGTTACTGCGATATCACTGTATATGGGAGATCGTGTAAGTATCATTGGGAGCAAATCAGGACTGCATTTGCTGCTTGATGTTAAGGACAGAGAAAGCGGCCAGCTGATCGAACGGGCAGCAGAAAATGGGGTGAAGGTGTATTCTCCGAATGTACATTGGATGGATAGTGAGCGCTGTCCGGCATCACTTGTATGGCTCGGATTTGGCGGAATGAGCGAGGATGATATTGAAGAAGGCATTCGTTTGCTAAGCCATGCTTGGTTTGGCTCAGCATAAGAGATTTATTCTAATTGCATGTGCTATAATTTTACTGAAAATACAAGATTAAACTAATAACCGTTGAAATAAGGAAGGTGTGATTAGTAGAATGGCTCAGGTGAAAGTTTTTGGACTTAAGGATCAATTAAATCCGATAAAACAACAATTATCAGAAGTTATTCATTCCTGTGTAGTGGATGTATTTAAGATGCCGCTCGATAAGAAGTTTCATCGTTTTTTCGCAATGGAGAAAGAAGATTTTTATTACGCTCCTGGACGGACCGAGGCGTATACGATTATCGAAATAAGCGTATTTGAAGGTCGTTCCATCGATTCCAAAAAACAGCTTATTCGTTCGCTCTTTGATCACATTCAAGCACAATTGCATATTTCTCCTGAAGATATCGAAATAACAATTTTTGAAACTCCAAAATATAACTGGGGCATTCGCGGCCTGCCAGGGGATGAACTGCAGCTCTCCTATAATGTTAATGTGTAGTGCAGAGAGAGTCCAAATATAGAAAGCCGATGAATCCAAAGCAAAGGGGTCATCGGCTTTTTTTGTGTAATGATCATACACTTAGCGAGGTGCGAGGATATGAATAATTTCACAAAGGAACGAGATGGATAGATGCAACTAATATCTCCCAATTACGTCTTTAACATTGCATAAATTCAATTGGGGGGCATTAAAATGAAACGTTTATGCTCAGTTTTACTCCTATTTGCAGTTATCGCAAGTGGTTGCAGCAAGGGGACGAGTGCAGGGATAAACACGGTTGATCAGCATCAACCAACAAATGGTATCGTTATAGAATCAAACAATATGCCTAAAGAAATGCCGAGTGATTTTGATTTCATGGTGCGTTACGGATACAGCGAAATAAACAAAAATGAAATTAATACTTTCTTAGATACAGCTACAAAGGATTTAGTGATGAACGGGACTGCATCTGCAAAAATTGCGTTTACGACAGAAGAGATGCGCAGCATTTATGAGAAAATGAGAGAAATAAATATAATGGGAACAAAAAACTTAAAGCCTGCTGCTATAGGGTGTGAACGGACTCCTTACGGGGAAGACAGCTGGGAGGTTAGTATAAACGGGGAATCCAAGACATTTACTTGGACCGAGAAATATTGCGAGTTAACAAAGGATGCAAAACAATTGCTGGAACTGCGACAGTTCATTCATCAAATCGTTGCAGGGAAGGAAGCCTATCAGAAACTGCCAGAAGCAGAAGGCGGATATGACTGAAGGATAGAGAGAATGAACTTGAATAAAGTAGGGGGGCTCGTTTGTGTGCATTCGTGCAAAAAAGATTTATTGTACAGAAGCTTGGATTTGAAAAAGGGAATTACAAACAAATCTATATGGAGAATGTACGTGTGGAACTATAATCATAAAAAGAAGGAAAAGATGCAAATTTTCAAGCTATTGGAGCCGAACAGCAATAAACTAGTCGTGTTAAATGATAATACGGATATAGATTGTATTCGGATGGGGGAAATAATACATTCAACTTTATAAAATAGCAGGATATCAGATATTCCGAACAAAATTAATTAATGCTCAATTAAGTTTGTTTTTTATGGAAAAACGATAAATGGGACAAAAAGCATGGTTGTTTAATTGTAATAAATACGATCTTGACGAGTTAGCAAGATATCGTTATACTCATTAAGCGTAATGATTACTATTAATTGAATTCGCTTTTTTTATTTGCTATATAATCGTAATTATTACGTTTAATCGAAAGCTTAAATTAATTGGAGGTGCCAATGATGACTGTTAAAAAACTGCCTGTAACTGTATTGAGCGGATATTTGGGCGCTGGCAAGACGACGATTATGAATCATATCCTACATAATCGCGATGGCTTGAAAGTTGCTGTTATCGTAAATGATTTGAGTGAATTGAATATAGACGCTAGTCTTATTAAAGATGGGGGCGGCTTGTCACGGACAGAAGAAAAGCTTGTCGAAATGTCCAATGGCTGTATTTGCTGCACGCTAAGGGAAGATTTGCTTAAGGAAGTAGAGAGCTTAGCGAAAGAAAATCGCTTTGATTATATTCTGATTGAATCAACTGGTGTTGGTGAGCCTGTTCCCGTAGCTCAGACCTTCTCCTATATCGATGAAGAGCAAGGGATTGATTTAACACAATATTGCAGGCTGGATTGTATGGTAACGGTCGTTGATGCTTATCGCTTCTGGCATGATTACGCATCAGGTGAAACATTGCTTGATCGCAGTCAAGCCGTTGGCGAAGACGATATACGCGAGGTAGTTGATTTGTTGATTGATCAGATCGAGTTTTGCGATGTGCTTATTTTGAACAAATGTGATCTTGTTGATGATGAGGAATTGGCGGAACTAGAAGGGGTTCTCCGGACCATGCAGCCGCGCGCCAAGTTTATTCGTACTTCCAAAGGCGAAGTTAATCCGAAAGAAATTTTGAATACGTCGTTGTTTAATTTTGACGAAGCTAGTCGTTCAGCAGGGTGGATAAAGGAATTGGAAGCTCCATCACATACACCGGAAACGGAAGAGTACGGTATATCCTCCTTCGTATACGAACGTGCGAAGCCATTTCATCCGCAGCGTCTTAAAGCTTGGATGGAGCGCTGGCCAGAGGAAGTCGTTCGAGCCAAAGGTATTGTATGGCTTGCGACTCGTAGCGCGTATGCCCAAAGCTTGAGCCAAGCAGGGCCTTCCATACAGTTTGGACCGGCTGGTTTATGGGCTGCTGCATTGCCGGATGCGGAACGAGAAGAATTACTGCTCGAAGACCCAGAGCTCGCAAACGTATGGCACGAGGAATATGGTGATCGTGTTAATAAGTTTGTACTTATCGGCATCGCGATGAATCGTAAGCAGCTGACCGATTCGCTCGACCACTGCCTGCTGAGAGACGAGGAGCTGCCGCTTGACTGGAACGTGTTTCTTGATGAATTTCCGAATGCGATGAATGATCAGATGTACTGATATTTCGGCTGTCAGTGTTGTTTTTATATAAGAAGCAGCCTCAGGGAAACCTTTGAGGCTGCTTCTATTTTAATATCTTTAAAGCAGCTTGCAATTATAAATTGACAGCGCTTCGGAACATTGGTACCATATTTTCATAAACGCGTGTTTACGGAAAGAGGGACTAGGATTGAGCAAGGAAATTAACAGTACGGAAATTGCTAAGCTAGCAGGTGTTTCCAGAAGCACGGTCAGCCGTGTTATTAACAATTATGCGAATGTTCCTGAGAAGACAAAGCAAAAGGTATTGAAGGTTATTCAGCAATACAATTATTACCCTAATCTATCCGCGCAGGTGCTGGCAGGCAAACGCACGCGAACGATTGGTTTGTTTATGGCCGATTCCGGGCGAGTATCCGGCGACAGCATTTCAAGCTTGCTGCTTGCCCGGGTTATTGAAAACGCTTCTTCGCATGGATATTATGTGCTGACTCATATCGTTCACGATATGAAAGATCAGAATGAGGCTCGTACAATTAAGGAGAGCTTCTATCAGCGCAGAATCGATGGTGGCGTGTTCATTGGAGCAGCTAATCATGAACCGCTTATTGAAGAGCTTATAGCCGAAGGATTTATGGTGGCAATCGTAGATCAGCACTTGCCAGGACGGACCGAATCCAATCGTATTGTGTTCAACTTTGACAACGAAACGGGTGTAGGGCAAGCGATTGATTATTTAGTCAGCTTGGGACATGAGCGAATTGGCATGATTAACGGAGATATGAATAGATACTCCGGACCATCCAAGTGGCGCGGCTTTCAAGCAGCAATGGCAAGGCATCAATTACCGCTCGTGCAGCAGTGGATGCTGCCGGGAGATTTTAACGAATCAAGCGGCTACATGGCCATTAAGGAATTTATGAAATCCAAGATGGAATTGCCGACAGCGATATTTGCGGCAAACGACAGCGTTGCATTCGGAGCTATTCGAGCATTGAAGGAATCCGGTATTCGTGTACCGCAGGATGTATCGATCGTAGGTTTTGATGACCATATATTGAGTGCACATTCCAGCCCGGCATTAACGACGATTCGGGTTGATTTTGCAGACATGATGGACAAATTAACGAAAACCTTGATCTCCAGCATTGAGAATGGTTCGGGCGACTATCAGCCGGTTGCGGCAAGCACGGAACTTGTTGTCCGTGATTCCTGCCAAAGGGCAAGAGAAGATTCATAGTTAAGACCAGGACCTACGTAGTTAGAGGTCGTTATGGTTTGCATAATGGCTTCTAAAGTTAGGTTTGAACTGCACATTATTTTTTACTTTCAAATGAACGCGCGTTCACGTTTTGTAGTTTTGTGAGAGGGGGAATGCGGATGTAGGTGAAGGAATTTCAATGAATTGGAGTATCCGGATATTGAATAGTGATTACACGGCTTTTACAGCACTTATAACGATAAAATCAACCTACAGGGGGAAACTGGCATGGATAAAAACTTGATTGGAACACGTACAGTAACTCAAATTGGATTATTAGTTCATGATATTGATACAACCTCGCAGGCGTATGCCGATTTTTTTGGAATAGAAAAGCCGAATTGGTTTTGGACTGACACGGTAGATAAAGCACAAACGGAATACAATGGGGAGTCGTCCGTGGCTCGCGCTAAGCTTGCTTTTTTTGATATGGGTTCCTTGCAGCTTGAGCTTATCGAGCCGGATGAACATCCAAGTACGTGGAGAGAGCATCTCGACAAGCATGGTGAAGGCCCGCATCACATCGCGTTTGTCGTTGACGGCATGAAAGAAATTGTAGCATCCATGGAGAAAAACGGAATGGCATTGGTTCAAAAGGGAGAGTATACCGGCGGACGATACGCTTATATGGATACTTTTAAAAATTTGAAGATCATGCTGGAGCTGCTGGAAAACGATAAAAAGTAAATGATGCGATAACAAGCTTCCCAATATAGGTGATGAATGAATAGGAGGAATGAGCAGTATGAACATATTAATTACAGGCGCCAATCGAGGTCTTGGCTTAGCGATTGCTAGTGAAGCATGCGAACGAGGGCATTATGTGTTAGCTGGGGTTCGCAGTCCGGGATCATCCGCAGAGGGCTTGCAAGAGCTGCTCGCAAAATTTCCGGATCAAGTAACGATCCTGCCGCTTGATGTTACGGATGAGAATTCGGTTCGCTACGCTTCCGAGCAAGCAGAAAACCGAGTTCGCAGTCTGGATGCGGTTATAAACAGTGCAGCGATATTGCTGGGACGGGATCAGAAGCTGGAGCAGCTCGACTTGGAGCAAGTAGAGCAATCGTTCCAGACTAATCTTTTTGGGCCGATCGTTGTGCTCAAGCATTTTTTGCCTATGCTTCGTAAAGGAGAGCGGCAAAGCATCATTAATATTAGCTCGGAAGCAGGAAGCTTTACAGGCGCTTATGGGGGCGACTACTCGTATGCGTTGTCTAAGTCTGCTCTGAACATGTTCTCAGCTCAGCTGCGGAACGAGCTTGCACCGCAAGGATTTGTTGTTCATGCGCTTCATCCCGGCTGGATCAGAACAGATATGGGAGGCGAGCAAGCGCCTGGAGATGCGACAGTATCTGCAGCTGGCATCTTGAACATCGTCGAGGGGAAAACGGAAGCAGATGCACTTTTTATTGATCATAACGGCGCTCCTATGAATCTGTAAGGCAGAACAAAATAAAATTGGCGGTGGCTGATGAGCATACGCAGACGTACTTTGTATGTCATAGGCGGAATCATTACTCTTTTGTTAGTTGTGACGATATCATTTCGACTGTTATCAGGGTCAGAAGGCGGGAATACATTGAATAAGCAGCAGGAACAAGGAAATGCTCCAATAAACAATGCTGAATTGCCAATTGCAACGGAACCTGACTCGCAGCCAGAAATTAAGCAAGGAACACAAGTCAAGGTGGATCAGGTTGGCTATGGAACAGCGCATGCGAAGTTTGCCATCGTAGAGGGTGAGTTGCCAAGCGGAGCGGAATTCTCGTTAGTAGACAGCAATGGCAACACGATGTTTACGGGCAGCTTATCTGAGCCGCTTGCGGATGCAGCATCGCAAAAGACAATAAGAAGAGCGGATTTCTCCAGCTTCCAAACGGCTGGAGAATATAAACTGCTGGTCGCTGGGGCGGGCAGTTCTTATCCTTTTGTCATTGGAGATACTCCATATGATGATGCGCTCGCTACGCTGCTCAGATCTTATACATTGCAGCGTTCGGGCGTAACGATCGACGATCCAATTACGAAGTTGAAGCAGACAGCGGGACATTTACAAGATGCGCAAGCGGAGATCTTCTTTGATGATGGAGTATCGCATAAAGGTGATCTCATTGATGTATCCGGCGGTTGGTACGATGCTGGCGACTATGGAAAGTACATACCTCCTGCAGCTGTTACAGTTGCTCAGCTGCTGCTCGCCTATGACCTCAATCCAGAAGCATTTCCTGCGGGACAACTTAAGCTTCCTGAAGGGTTAAAGACTGCGAATTCCTCGCTTCCTGATATTTTGGAAGAGGTGCGTTATGAGCTGGAATGGATGCTGCGCATGCAGCGTGCAGACGGTGCGGTTTATCATAAAGTGAGCGGCTCCGCTTGGACTGGATTTGTTACGCCAGATACGGATACACAAACTCGTTATGTATATGGTTTGTCGACGTATGGCACCGCTCAATTTGCGGGTGCAACAGCGCTGGCGGCTCGAATATATAAACCCTTCGACGAGAAATTTTCTAATCGTTTGTTAGCTGCGGCTGAGAAAGCACAGAGCTACTTGAGCGCAAACGAAGCCGCTGTTTTCCGGCAGGATCCGATGCAGGATAACGGCTCTGGCGGATATGGCAAGCAAACCGATGCAGAAGAGAGGATGTGGGCACTTGCTGAGCTGTTTCGCACTACGGGAAATAGCAGCTATAGCGACGTGCTTACTAGTCGGTTTGATTATTTGTTGAAGAGCTCCCCACAGGCGGTCAACTGGGCGAATGCCCAGCTGCTTGGTCAATGGGCGTACTATCGTGCGGAGAAAGCGGATGAGCAGTGGAAGGAGCTTATTCGTACAGCAGTAATTGATCGAGCGAAGGAGCTTGTTGCAAGATCCGAAGCAGACGGCTATTTCAACCTATTGAACGCAGAGGAATACACGTGGGCATCGGTGAAATCCGGAGCTGCTTATGGCTGTATCCTTCTGATTGCAAACCTAATGAAGCCTGAAGAAGCTAGCTTCAGAGCTACTGCGCTTGAGCAGCTACATCATGTATTTGGCCGAAGTGCAACGGGGTTTAGTTATGTGACGGGAATAGGCAGTCAATTCCCGCTGGAGCCTCATCACCGCATTAATGCAGCTACTGGAGTATTGATTCCAGGCTTAGTCGTTGGAGGTCCGAATCGTTACGGCGGAGATCCTGATATGGATGCGGTCAAGGATAGGCTCGCACCTGCCATGGCTTATTTGGATGTAAGAGGTTCTTATTCGAGCAATGAATACGCGATTGATTATAATGCTCCTGTCATTTTATTGGCCTCTTTTTTCGCTAAGGAGTAATTCAATAGGAGAACAAAAAAAGGAACTTCCTGCAAGGTCTGTATAGACCATGCGAGGCAGTTCCTTTTGTGTAGCTTATAGATATACGGCTTTACCGGTTTTGGATGATTCATAAATCGCTTCAAGAATTTGAGAAACGACAAAAGCTTGCTCTGGTGTAACAACAGGCTCAGTGTCCTCTTCAATAGCTTTCAGCCACATTCTCATTTCGAGATCAGCATCGCTTTCTGTTTTGCCATCGTAGAAAGCAACTCCGCCTGCATTCAGATCAACCTTTGTTGCAAATAGACGGCTATGCTTCTCGCCATTAATGCGAAGGCCATCCTTCATGTCCGCGCCGCCTTCAGTACCAGACAACGTACATTTTGCTTCGTCAACTTCAAGTGTATTAAGTGCCCAGCTGGATTCAAGCACGATTGTAGCGCCGTTTTCCATAACGATCATACCAAATGCGGAATCCTCAACCGTGAACTTCGCAGGATCCCAAGGGCCCCATGCATTAGCAGCGTTCTCACGTTGCGAAAGCTTGTGGTAAGAAGTACCAAGCACTACTTTTGGCTTGTAGTTGTCAAGCATCCAAAGCGTCAAATCAAGTGCGTGAGTACCGATATCGATAAGCGGTCCGCCGCCTTGTTTTTCTTCGTCAAGGAAAACGCCCCAAGTTGGAACTGCACGGCGACGAACAGCATGCGCTTTCGCGTAGTAGATGTCACCAAGCTCACCAGCTTCACACAATTTTTTCAAGTGTTGGCTGTCTGGACGGAAACGGTTGTTGTAGCCAACAGTAAGTTTCTTGCCAGTGCGGCGAGCAGCGTCAACCATACGTTGTGCATCGTGAGCTGTTTTGGCCATAGGCTTTTCAGTCATAACATGTTTGCCAGCTTCAAGCGCAGCAATGGCAATGTTCGCATGTGAATCGTTTGGCGTACATACGTGAACAACTTCAATGGAAGAATCGTTCAACAGCTCCGTGTAATCCGTGTATACTTTCGCGTCTTCTGCGCCGTATTGAGCAGCTGCGTCAATCGCACGTTGTTCAACGATATCGCAAAATGCAACGATTTCAACGTTTTTAAGTTTCTTCAAGCTAGGTAGATGTTTACCGTTTGCAATTCCGCCACAGCCAATAATAGCAAGTTTGTATACTTTAGACATGTTATAAAGCCTCCTAGTAGTATAATGATTTTTTTTATTGAGAAACGGTTTGACGAGCATTTCTGCGATATTCGGAAGGAGTGACGCCGAATTTCTTGCGAAATACAGCGTGTAAATAGTTGCCGCCGGCAAAGCCGGATAACTTAGCTATTTTCTCCACCGAATGCGAACTCTCGAGCAGCTCACGGCATACGACAGCTAGCCGAATGTCTTCAAGAATACGGCTGAATGTATGTCCGTGATGGAGCTCCTTGAATAATCGCTGAATTTGCCGAGAGCTTAAATTAAGCTTGTCCGCAACGTCCTCAAGCGTGATGAAGCCGTCATAGTTGGCGTAAATATACTCCAAGGCGAGTCGATAACGATAAGCCTTCATATCCCGCGTTGGAAAATGCTTCTGTTCACTTGCTGTTTCATAAGCGCGAACCGCTCGCATTAAAATCTGGATAACTGTCTGCTTAATGGTAGTATAGCTGCCGACAAAATTATCGTTGCAAGCTTGATATGCTTCAAGAAAGCGAGGCATCGCTTGATGAAGATCCATTGTTGGATACAATGGAAGTGCCTTGAGCTTCTCGATACAATTTCGCGCTTCAGCAGCTTCCCAGTCGTCATAGGAATGAACATCCTCGCCGTTATTCTGCTCGGTGCGATCAATGATATCGACATGCAGACAAAGCTCATCCATCGCTTCAAGCGGGTCTGCTTCTTGATAATGCATGATCTCAGGTCCAGTTAAATATAGCATGCCAGGTTTTAACGCATACTCCTGGTCGCTAATAATGACCTTTCCTTTGCCCTGCGGTATGAAGTGAAATTCATATTCCGCGTGCTTATGAAATCCAATCATTCTGCCGGGAGGAAATTGCGTCAGATGGAAGCGCAGTACATGGATGTCGTAGGGTCCCCATCTGATGCACAGCTCCAGGCGTTCAAGCGCATCCTGGCGTTCATGCATGACCTCATACGGAAAGTTAGGCATGCCGATCACTCCTTGGAGTCGTTCAAATTATGTGTGTAGTATTACTCGCTCAGCTCATCGATGCGGATTGCACGGTGCTCATTAGCAGAACGGTTTGAAGCTTCCATCAGCTTTGTTAAGTCAATGGCAAGGCTTACATTTTCGTCAGCGGACGTGTTTTTCTCGATGTGCTGTACCCATTGGTCAAATGCACTTTCTCTGTTCGGCGGAATTACTTGTGCCGTCCATTGCTCAGATGATTGTGCTCCTGGTGTAGAAGTGCGAAGCAGCAGCTGGCTCTCAGGATTGCCATACAATAGCGTTCCTTCAGTTCCATGCACCTCAAGCGTAAATGGTGAATGATTGTTAACGAAGCCGGCCTCTACGATTCCGATTGCTCCAGATGGCGCGTTCAATATCGCAACAGCGTTATCTTCTACTTCTTTGCCAGTCACATAACCAAAGTGAGCAGAAACCTCTTTTGGCATTTCATTCAAGAAAAGTCTAGTCAAATACATTGGGTGACAGCCCAAATCGATTAAAGCGCCGCCGCCGCATTGCTCTAGGTTGTAGAAGTGTTCAGGCAGCCAGTTCGCTGTTGCTCCGTTATGTGAGAGACGAGCACGAACGAGTGTGATTTTTCCAAGTACGCCTTGTGACAAAATATCGCGAATCGCCAGTGTATAGCCGTCATTTAGACGAGGAAGCGATACAGTTAATTTTACATTATTTTTAGCTACTTCATCTAGTATAACATTTACTTCTTTAAGAGTTGGGGCAATAACTTTCTCTGTGAAAATAT from Paenibacillus sp. FSL K6-3182 carries:
- a CDS encoding PLP-dependent aminotransferase family protein, yielding MIEITPLLDKQGKHPLYSQLYTYIKDQIESGLMAEGTKLPSIRELAHYLKISKNTVEAAYQQLLAEGYVDSKSRNGIRVLPLEDVNTNRDSVQVGSTKDINWKRYRYDFNYGDIEWHRFPMKIWKKCLSDGLNGDPYRILGYGHPQGEEELREEIAKYVFQSRGVSCSSNQIIICSGTQPAVSMLLQFFSLGGQNIAMEEPGYNGVRTIFKNHGCKITPILVDSDGLNIEELQLSNANAVYVTPSHQFPLGMVMSVQKRMKLLQWANQNDAVIIEDDYDSEFRYVGQPIPSLKALDSRERVVYMGTFSKSFLPAARLSYIVLPTNMLEKRDEIFSVYSQPASPIIQQAVFLFMNRGHFAGHIRKMRRLYQAKHKALVTAISLYMGDRVSIIGSKSGLHLLLDVKDRESGQLIERAAENGVKVYSPNVHWMDSERCPASLVWLGFGGMSEDDIEEGIRLLSHAWFGSA
- a CDS encoding tautomerase family protein yields the protein MAQVKVFGLKDQLNPIKQQLSEVIHSCVVDVFKMPLDKKFHRFFAMEKEDFYYAPGRTEAYTIIEISVFEGRSIDSKKQLIRSLFDHIQAQLHISPEDIEITIFETPKYNWGIRGLPGDELQLSYNVNV
- a CDS encoding GTP-binding protein is translated as MTVKKLPVTVLSGYLGAGKTTIMNHILHNRDGLKVAVIVNDLSELNIDASLIKDGGGLSRTEEKLVEMSNGCICCTLREDLLKEVESLAKENRFDYILIESTGVGEPVPVAQTFSYIDEEQGIDLTQYCRLDCMVTVVDAYRFWHDYASGETLLDRSQAVGEDDIREVVDLLIDQIEFCDVLILNKCDLVDDEELAELEGVLRTMQPRAKFIRTSKGEVNPKEILNTSLFNFDEASRSAGWIKELEAPSHTPETEEYGISSFVYERAKPFHPQRLKAWMERWPEEVVRAKGIVWLATRSAYAQSLSQAGPSIQFGPAGLWAAALPDAEREELLLEDPELANVWHEEYGDRVNKFVLIGIAMNRKQLTDSLDHCLLRDEELPLDWNVFLDEFPNAMNDQMY
- a CDS encoding LacI family DNA-binding transcriptional regulator, with amino-acid sequence MSKEINSTEIAKLAGVSRSTVSRVINNYANVPEKTKQKVLKVIQQYNYYPNLSAQVLAGKRTRTIGLFMADSGRVSGDSISSLLLARVIENASSHGYYVLTHIVHDMKDQNEARTIKESFYQRRIDGGVFIGAANHEPLIEELIAEGFMVAIVDQHLPGRTESNRIVFNFDNETGVGQAIDYLVSLGHERIGMINGDMNRYSGPSKWRGFQAAMARHQLPLVQQWMLPGDFNESSGYMAIKEFMKSKMELPTAIFAANDSVAFGAIRALKESGIRVPQDVSIVGFDDHILSAHSSPALTTIRVDFADMMDKLTKTLISSIENGSGDYQPVAASTELVVRDSCQRAREDS
- a CDS encoding VOC family protein, which produces MDKNLIGTRTVTQIGLLVHDIDTTSQAYADFFGIEKPNWFWTDTVDKAQTEYNGESSVARAKLAFFDMGSLQLELIEPDEHPSTWREHLDKHGEGPHHIAFVVDGMKEIVASMEKNGMALVQKGEYTGGRYAYMDTFKNLKIMLELLENDKK
- a CDS encoding SDR family oxidoreductase encodes the protein MNILITGANRGLGLAIASEACERGHYVLAGVRSPGSSAEGLQELLAKFPDQVTILPLDVTDENSVRYASEQAENRVRSLDAVINSAAILLGRDQKLEQLDLEQVEQSFQTNLFGPIVVLKHFLPMLRKGERQSIINISSEAGSFTGAYGGDYSYALSKSALNMFSAQLRNELAPQGFVVHALHPGWIRTDMGGEQAPGDATVSAAGILNIVEGKTEADALFIDHNGAPMNL
- a CDS encoding glycoside hydrolase family 9 protein, producing the protein MSIRRRTLYVIGGIITLLLVVTISFRLLSGSEGGNTLNKQQEQGNAPINNAELPIATEPDSQPEIKQGTQVKVDQVGYGTAHAKFAIVEGELPSGAEFSLVDSNGNTMFTGSLSEPLADAASQKTIRRADFSSFQTAGEYKLLVAGAGSSYPFVIGDTPYDDALATLLRSYTLQRSGVTIDDPITKLKQTAGHLQDAQAEIFFDDGVSHKGDLIDVSGGWYDAGDYGKYIPPAAVTVAQLLLAYDLNPEAFPAGQLKLPEGLKTANSSLPDILEEVRYELEWMLRMQRADGAVYHKVSGSAWTGFVTPDTDTQTRYVYGLSTYGTAQFAGATALAARIYKPFDEKFSNRLLAAAEKAQSYLSANEAAVFRQDPMQDNGSGGYGKQTDAEERMWALAELFRTTGNSSYSDVLTSRFDYLLKSSPQAVNWANAQLLGQWAYYRAEKADEQWKELIRTAVIDRAKELVARSEADGYFNLLNAEEYTWASVKSGAAYGCILLIANLMKPEEASFRATALEQLHHVFGRSATGFSYVTGIGSQFPLEPHHRINAATGVLIPGLVVGGPNRYGGDPDMDAVKDRLAPAMAYLDVRGSYSSNEYAIDYNAPVILLASFFAKE
- a CDS encoding Gfo/Idh/MocA family oxidoreductase translates to MSKVYKLAIIGCGGIANGKHLPSLKKLKNVEIVAFCDIVEQRAIDAAAQYGAEDAKVYTDYTELLNDSSIEVVHVCTPNDSHANIAIAALEAGKHVMTEKPMAKTAHDAQRMVDAARRTGKKLTVGYNNRFRPDSQHLKKLCEAGELGDIYYAKAHAVRRRAVPTWGVFLDEEKQGGGPLIDIGTHALDLTLWMLDNYKPKVVLGTSYHKLSQRENAANAWGPWDPAKFTVEDSAFGMIVMENGATIVLESSWALNTLEVDEAKCTLSGTEGGADMKDGLRINGEKHSRLFATKVDLNAGGVAFYDGKTESDADLEMRMWLKAIEEDTEPVVTPEQAFVVSQILEAIYESSKTGKAVYL
- a CDS encoding AraC family transcriptional regulator, whose translation is MPNFPYEVMHERQDALERLELCIRWGPYDIHVLRFHLTQFPPGRMIGFHKHAEYEFHFIPQGKGKVIISDQEYALKPGMLYLTGPEIMHYQEADPLEAMDELCLHVDIIDRTEQNNGEDVHSYDDWEAAEARNCIEKLKALPLYPTMDLHQAMPRFLEAYQACNDNFVGSYTTIKQTVIQILMRAVRAYETASEQKHFPTRDMKAYRYRLALEYIYANYDGFITLEDVADKLNLSSRQIQRLFKELHHGHTFSRILEDIRLAVVCRELLESSHSVEKIAKLSGFAGGNYLHAVFRKKFGVTPSEYRRNARQTVSQ
- a CDS encoding Gfo/Idh/MocA family oxidoreductase; amino-acid sequence: MIRIGKISYWHVHAWDYTKQAQEHPGTEIVAVWDEIAERGQAAAEKLGVTFHSDLNEMLSRDDIDAVIVDAPTFRHQEVIVAAAKAGKHIFTEKVIAPTLKEVNVILDEVAKNNVKLTVSLPRLNDGYTLAIRDILSQGVLGKITLVRARLSHNGATANWLPEHFYNLEQCGGGALIDLGCHPMYLTRLFLNEMPKEVSAHFGYVTGKEVEDNAVAILNAPSGAIGIVEAGFVNNHSPFTLEVHGTEGTLLYGNPESQLLLRTSTPGAQSSEQWTAQVIPPNRESAFDQWVQHIEKNTSADENVSLAIDLTKLMEASNRSANEHRAIRIDELSE